The genomic region GTTTCGCGGATGGCTCAGTCCATTTTCTCAGCGAAAACATGAGCTCCCGCGTCTACCTGGAACTTGGAACCGCAGACGGTCAGGAATCGACGAACTTTAGTCCTTGAGTTGACGGAGGATTATACCAACTCTTGGCAATCAGAAATGCAGTGTCATTCGGAACGACTCAATGTGTCACACGAGTTCCCGGATCGGAGTTTGCTGATCGATCAGGTACTGAGGACGTCCGTTGTTGTCTTCGATTGTCGTGGACGCGACATCGATGCCCAGATTGTGATACAGCGTCGCGAAGACTTCCTGCATATGCACGGGGCGATCAACGGCTTCCTCACCCAGTCGGTTAGTCGAACCGATCACCTGGCCTGTCTGCATGCCTCCGCCGGCCATCAGGGCGGCGTGCACGCGGGGCCAGTGATCACGGCCAGCGTTTTTGTTGATTTTAGGTGTGCGACCAAATTCGCCCCAGACTAAGACGGTTACATCTTTATCCATGCCACGATCATGCAGATCCTGAACCAGGGCTGCGACTCCCTGGTCGAGCAGGGGAACGACCTTGCGGGCATGACCAAAGTTATTACCGTGCCAGTCGAAGTGAGCGAAGCTGCAGGTGACGCAGCGTGCGCCTGCTTCCACTGCCCGGCGGGCCAGTAGAAAGCGGGACATGATCGCCTGGTATCCCATGTCCAGTTTGTAGCTGAGAACCTTGGGATCATCTTTACCATAGCGGGCGCGGACTTTGGGGTCTTCGCGTTCCAGATCCAGTGCCTCAACCAGACGGGAGGAAGAGAGGACATCCAGTGCCTGCTGCGTATAGCCATCGTAGGTGCCGTCGGTCAGACCGGTTTCCGAGGTCCTGCGGAAACGGTCCAGGTCTTCCAGCAGTCGCGTTCGTTCGGAGAGCCGTCCCTTATTGATTGAATTCAACGTCATGTTCTCCATCACGCGTCCATCGGGACGGAATGGGGCATGTGTCAGTCCCAGGTAGCCGGGACCCTTAATGTTCCAGGGATCGTGGGCCATCGTGTGTGATAAATCGATGTAGGGAGGGACTGTGGGATGCACGGGGCCTTCGACCCGGGAGAGAGCCGATCCCAGAGAGGGCCAGCCTCCCTGAGGTTGAGAGCTACGGAAGTGATGACCGGTGCAGCACTCAAATGAATCGTGGCGACCTTCTGCGCCAACCAGTGAGCGGATGATCGAAAACTTATCCATCATACCGGCGACGCGGGGCATCAGTTCGCTGATCTGTATCCCGGGGACGTTGGTGTCAATCGGTTTGAATTCACCGCGGACTTCATCCGGCGCGTCTGGCTTCAGGTCGAACATATCCTGATGAGGCGGACCACCGGCGAGAAAAATCATGATGACGGCTTTGTGTGAAGAACGCTTCCCCGACTGTTCCTGTGCTTTCAGAATCTGGGGCAGGGACATTCCACCCATTGCCAGGCCACCAATCTGCATGAAAGAGCGGCGGGGCATGCGGTCACATAAACGAATTGACTGATCTTCTAGCCTGAGCATCAATGCTCCCTTTCAGTGAATCCAAACCATCAACTAACTAACGCTTGCACCTGTAACAGGTTACCTCTCATATAAGCGTAAACCAATACAAGACGTTTGAATAGAAGAATCGGCTGAAAACAAAAGAAAATTAAGAAATTCACCGGTTCTCACCCGCACTTCAGTGGAGAAGCGGGATGAGACCTGAGATTTAACCTTTTGTGACAGCAATACCTGCGAAGTTAGAGACTTTAAAAGCGTTTTCTAAAGTCGATCCGGCCCTCTTCTACATCACCACAGATGGAGAGGCGGTAGTTCCGATCATTCTCGATCAACGAGATTCCACCGGCGGTATTACCATGACTGCTGATCCAGCCCTTTCCTTCCAGCGCATTCAGATAACGTGTGACCCGGTTGGGGGAGGGAATGGCGAATTCAGAAGCGATTTGCTGGACCGAGGGAGAGATTCCGGTCCGGTCAATTTCACGAGTTATATAGTCCAGAATATTCTGTTCACGATCGGTGAGATACTGGTTCATTGATTTCTCCTTGCGCATCACATGCGCAGCTGAGGGCGCAGAAAGAGCCCACAATCATCCTTGAGAATCAGACCCGGATTCCTATACAGGTCTTGAAGAAGAAAAACGCAATGATTCAAAAGTGACTTCCTTCAGCGAGTCACACGCGGCCACCACCAGGTGAATGGGGAGGGAATCAACACGGGCAAAGCATATAAGGCTTATCGTCGATCGTCAATCAAAATTTGAGGCAAGTTCGGTTTATTCATCGTCGATCAGCCGAATCTGCTGGTATTCAGGGACAAATATTTTTTGACCTCAGAGAGGATGCTCCAGGATACGAAAACATAAATACAAACGTTGATGATTTTGTTGCAAT from Gimesia sp. harbors:
- a CDS encoding DUF1501 domain-containing protein, coding for MLRLEDQSIRLCDRMPRRSFMQIGGLAMGGMSLPQILKAQEQSGKRSSHKAVIMIFLAGGPPHQDMFDLKPDAPDEVRGEFKPIDTNVPGIQISELMPRVAGMMDKFSIIRSLVGAEGRHDSFECCTGHHFRSSQPQGGWPSLGSALSRVEGPVHPTVPPYIDLSHTMAHDPWNIKGPGYLGLTHAPFRPDGRVMENMTLNSINKGRLSERTRLLEDLDRFRRTSETGLTDGTYDGYTQQALDVLSSSRLVEALDLEREDPKVRARYGKDDPKVLSYKLDMGYQAIMSRFLLARRAVEAGARCVTCSFAHFDWHGNNFGHARKVVPLLDQGVAALVQDLHDRGMDKDVTVLVWGEFGRTPKINKNAGRDHWPRVHAALMAGGGMQTGQVIGSTNRLGEEAVDRPVHMQEVFATLYHNLGIDVASTTIEDNNGRPQYLIDQQTPIRELV